The segment AATGATATAAACTGTATCTTCATCTAAAAAACAATTTTTGAATGAACTTGAAGCAAAAGTATCACTATTTAAAAGGCTTAAATACTTTGTATAACAGGATACAAATTTAGTATTTCTATCAAAAATGCAAGATGAAAACGATGTATGCACAAATCTACAATTTGAAAAATGACAGTTTGAAAAATCAAATGCAGAAATTTCTCCGTTAAAATACAAATCACTAAACATATCATTTATAGAAAGAAATTTTTTAAAATATCTAGTCCGCTCGTGCACATCCGAACGAGAAGCCAGCTTTGATATTGCCTGCAAAGCAAGCGTTGTCCCTAGCAACGACAAAGAGCTCAGTTGCGAATTAAAATGAATACTACACCCCATACTCAGCAAAAATTGAACGATAGATACAACTTCTGATTCAGCTTTACTTAAATCTTGCCGTGAAAAAGAATACTCCACAATCGCTAACGCAACATTAGAGGCATGAAGAGAATTCAATGATATCAAATCATTTATAAAAGCCAAAAGATCAGACTGAGAGAAAACATCAAGCTCTCCTTTTACATCAGATCGCTCAAGTATATACTCGCAAATACGCTGCGCAGCCAAATTATAGAAAATTTGCTCCTGCCTAAATGCCCAAACATTATCTTCGCTATCTTTCAAACACAAAAGAGGATGCGAGGTCAGTTTTCCAAGAGCTCGATTATCAGCGCCTCCTAACAAATCAACAATTTGATGCGACTCGACGCCATTAGCCTCTAAAACCTCCTCCAATACCTCACCGCTCCCTTCACCCAATTTAGAGGCTGTCGCCTCAATAAAATCCTTAAAAACTTTTAATTGAGTTTGAAAATCTAGGCCAATCTGCTGCCTCCTCTCCTCACGCTCGCACAAACGCTCCATTAGCCAAGCTAAATAGCTTCTCCCATTGAGATGATCACGCAAATCTGAAACGCTATGCCCATATTTAAATAAATCTGCAAGCAAACTGATCGTAACGCCCTTACCAATTGGGTTATACTTTCTATCAGCAAATATAAGGTAAAGATCTTTATATAATTTCAAGGCTTTTTGAACAGCCCCCTCTGATTCAATCGTTAGTTTAAAATACCTTTCCACCTGCTCATCTTTAAACGATTTCATATGAAACACATCAACATCACAAGGCAATGTGCTTAAAACATCATCGTTTACAGCCGCGTTCCAAAAAGTAGTTCTTGAAGTTATTATAATATCAGAATTTGAATCATGTGCGAGCTCAGCCAATGACCGCAAAGCCTCTTCTGCACTTACCGTTTTATTGTTCCAAAGAATATACTCATCAAACCCGTCAAATATTATTTGAAATACTCCTGCGGCTAGCATTGCTTTTAAAAATCGCTTCTCGTGCCCCTCAACCCAGTGGATCGAAGCCCCATAATAATTGAAACAAAAAGTTAAAGTACTCCATATAGATTTCAAGTCACTTTCAAAAATTGATTTCCACTGGTTGGAAAAAATATAAATAGGTATGATATCGGTCATACTTGAAGCAAAGTGCCTAGAAAAAAAAGACTTACCTTGCCCAGGTGAAGCCAACAAAACTTTCAAAGCCCCCTTATCACGTGAAGGCCCCACCTTCACCCCAGGAAAAGAACGAGAAGCATCTTCTGATTCAATCGTGGGTTGGATATAATTATCCACTGTAAGATCAGAAATTTTCTTTTTATAATCATTAATTTCTGATGTAATCAACTTCACTAAGAATTGACGAGTAGTATAAACGCTCAAGTTGTCAAGACCAACTATAGTTTTTATATTCAACTCCATAGAGACTGGATGGACGACTATCGGATCACCTAATCGTGACACCCTTGAAAACGCTCTATTAACAGAATCCGTTGTGGCATCAGAGTAAAAATATATTAAATACTTAATTGAAGCAGCATCTAAAGCTTGCCTCATGGAGAATTTATAAATTTGCCAATGCCCTTTTTCCTCATAATCACATTTGGAGTTGATTGTTATATCACCATGACATCGTAGCAACTCAACAATAACTTTAAAATCTAATTTACTATCCACAGCTCTACACCCCTATACAATCAACAAGAATAGCACTAGACACAGAGTCAACATCAAAGTATACGCACTTGCTAAAATCTATGCCGCGCAATTCCGCCCCACAAAAATCAACTTCTCGCAACTCTGCTCCTTCAAAATCAACATCAACCAATAATGAGTTACAGAAACTTGCCCCATTTATTACTGACTTTGAAAAATCACTATCAACAATTAGACAATCATCAAAATCACCACCACGCATCTTCGACAGCACAAAACTACACTCAATCAACACTGAGCCACTAAATGAAGAATCAATAAACTTGGCCGCGCAAAATCTACACCCACACATATCAGATTTCACAAATGACACCTCATTAATGTCTTTATTACATAAACTTAATTTTACTATCTCTATGCAATCCAGATTAAAACCTTTAACTTTCAGCCTACACAGCTCATCAAAACAGTTAACCAAGCCAGAATGACTATATGGAGTATATACCTCTTTGCATACATCCATCTTTACACGAATAGAATCAATACTTTCATTTTTCTTTTTTCTCTCCGACAGAATATGAAATACAATACCAAATATAAAAAACTCTAAAATAGCCCCGTGCATTTCAACTTTTACACCAGAAAAAAAACTTTGATCATTCAAATAATTTTTTAATGATATTGAAAAAGTAACAACAATTAGCGCTATAAATATAAATACAAGCTCTTTATTCGAAGCACAAAATCTTTTTATACGACTATAATACAAAAAATAAAATCTCTTCACATTAGATATATAAAACATCAAATCAAAATTTATACACCATGTAGCAAACAAATTGTATTTATCATATAAACTTGAAAGCATTCCCACTCCTATACATTTTCAAATATATACAATCCATTGAGCAAGTGCCATATTGCTCTTAGCTGAACCGATACATTTTGTACAGAAAGTTGTTTTTTTAATTACTTGTATTGGGTTTCTCCTACTCTCCCATGCTTTTTACTGGAAACATCCTTATCTTCTTCACCTGCTGAGCCCCGAGTGCCTACTTAATAAATTATTCACCTCTTCTTCCCACACCCACACCCCGCGCACCTTCCCTGCCCGAAAAGCTGGAAGCTTGCCCTCATTAATCAAATTATAAAAATGGCTCTTGGAGCAATTCAGCATCTCGCAGGCTTGCTTCCAGTTCAATTTTCGACCTTTGCCCATCTCTGCGCTTCTATCCATTTTCATAGCTATCTCCTGTTGAACCAGTCCGGGCGAGAACCGTACCCAGCATTTGTATTGGGGTGGGGGATCATCTGCTGCTTACGTTCGTTCGCCTGCTTCGGCTTCGCCCTTGGCCGCTTCCAGTTGCGGATGTTCAACTCATAGGCCGCCACCAATGCCATGACCTCACAGTCCCAAAAGTGATTATCCTTGCCCTTGGGGCACTGCCAACAGAGCTGCTCATCGTCGTAGTATTCGGCCACCATCTCCTGAGCATATTCATTGGTCACACTCGCATGCAGATGAAACGCGCCCGGGTCGCTTGGCTCTATCTGCAGTTTAGCGGCGAGATCATTCTTGAAGAAGGTGGTATCCACCTTCCACAGCACAAGGCCACCAGGGATGCGAGATTTTGTACCTGGGTAGAATTCCTGCGGGGCATACTGCACAGGTGAAGAGAGTGTACGCTTGCCCTGGTAGGGGAACACCCGCCCTCGATTCTTGACGCAGAACTGATAGACTTCTTTGGTGCGCGTGCCCATAGCGTCCTGCACCGCCAACCGCACACGGTGCTCATTCCCATCCGCATCGCAGTAGGTGTTCTTGCAAAGTACCTGCTCTAGGGCCTCGAAGCTGGGGACGCTCCCGGCCTGCACCAACCAGCTCTCCTCATCCTCGCCCCAGCCGATGGCCCGGATCACGTAGCGGAAATAGCGCTTCTGGGAGTCCACCCCGGCCACCAAAGCGGCCACGTGCGGAGTACCGTCCTCCAGCGCCCCGGGCACGATGCCGCGCGGACGGTCGTCGCACAAGGCCAGGATCGCATCCTCGTTGCGCTGCACCTCATAGGCTCGCCACGGCTCGGCCTTGTACTGGTTCATAAAGTCCTTCAGGTCGTCGCGGTTGCCGGTCTTCTTCCATTTCAGGAAGGCCGCCGCGACCTCGGAAAGCGAAACGAAGTAGGACAGCCAGGCCGGGATATGGAACCCAACCTTGGCCGGGCGATGCGCACGCAAATGCCCCGCCAATTCCAGCCCGGTGTTGCGCGCCCGCCACTCGCCCAAGCGCACGGCCTTGTCTCGGTCGTTGTCGTCCCAGCACACACCACACTGCCCGCATTCGTACCAAGCCAGGCGACGCGCACGAACCACCTCGGGATCCCGCTCATCCTTGGGCCAACGAATATGGTCAAAATCCATGAGTAGGTGCATCCCGCAATGCGGGCAACGCACAAAGTAATCAAAGACGACTTGGACCTCTTCGGTCAGCGACCGCCAGATCGGGCCGCTCTCTATGGTGGGGGTCGAGATCTTCCATATCTTGCGCTTGCGCCGCCAGGTCGTGGTGCGCTTCTCGGCCAGGGCCTCGCTGGAGGTCTCGTTCTTGGGGTTCTTGTATTTGTCCAGCTCATCCATCACCAGAAAGCGCACCGGCTTGTTTCCCAGGCGGGAGACGGAGCCGGACCAGCCAAGGTAGATGGTCATGTGCGCAAGGTTGATACGCAGGCTGCTGGCGTCGTCCGCAAGCCCGGTCAGATAGTTGCGCAGCTGCGGGCTGGACTCCAGCATCGGGATGATCCGGTCCTGGGCATTCTCCTTGGCTGTCAGCCGATCCGGGAATACATACATCACCGGCCCAGGCGCACGGTCGATTGCGTAGCCGATGCAGTTATGAATGGCTTCGGACCCGCCGGTCTGCGGAGTCTTGCAGATGGCCACCGTCTCCACGGACGGAAAAAACGAGGCATCCATCACGCCTGCCATGTAGGGGGTCACCTCGTTGTGCCAGCGCCCGGGAATGGACGACTGATGAACGATGCGGTGCTTCTCTGCCCATTGGCTCACGGGCATGGGCCTGCGCTTGCGGTAGACCTTGCGCTCGCCCAGTGAGAACCGGAAGCGATGCACCACACGGCCATCCTCGCCAATTCGCCGCGACAAAACGGAGCGCACCGCGTCGGGTAGCCAACGCGGCAGCGCCACCGTCAGGCTGCGGCTATTCACCTGTTTCGGTTCCATTTCCTGCATCAGCATCTGTAAACGTCACCTCGAATTCTGCTTTACTTGCAAACTGGTTCAGCGCTTCGTTGAGATAGCCATCAAACACTTCCAAAAACCGCTGTGACTTGCGTGGGTCACCGTCCACCAAGTGGATCAGATCGAGCACGTTCATCTCCACGGCCTGCCGAAGACCAGACTCCAAAACAACAGCCCGGCCCGCCAGCTCCAGCTCCACCTGTTCACGAGGGATGAAGCGGCCACGCTCCACCTCCCGCTTAAAGCGGATCCGCGCGGTCTCTTCCTCAATCTTCTGAATGGTTGCTTCCTGCCTGCGCCTGGCGAGCTCCTTGATATTGTCGGAGTCCACCTTGGGCACGGCCACCAAGGGCAACGCCTGCGCGTAGGCATCCACAGCGGCCTTGCTAAATCCGCCTCCGGGCTGTCGCGCGAGCAGTCCTGTTTTCACATCCTGATACAACTTGGATTTTCTCACCTTGCGACCGCAGTCCTGCAGGTGCTCAAGAACCTCGTTAACGCTCGTAAGATTCTCCATCGGCATCTGATCTGTCTTGCTCATCAGATCCTCACCACCAGGTTATCCGCCGTGATAATCGCGGCGGGATGTCGGTCGAGATAAGCCCCTAGTTCGTCGTCCTGAAAGCACAACTCCTTGAGCCGTCGCAGAATGCCAGTGTGTCCACGAAGGGGCTTCGGAATATCGAAAGGTTGAGAACCACTGAACGTCAGCTGAATGCCGGTCTCCCGCAGCAAACGCTCCAAGGCCGCCAGGCTGGTGGTTTTTTGTTCAGGCTGCTTAGACTCAGGTGAGGCCAGGGCCGGAGCCGAGACCTCGGGAGTGGGTTGGGGTTTGGCTGGACGCACAGGGGCCGCAGGCATGAGCATGACCGGCGGCAGGCCCGCCTTGATCCAGTCCGCGATACTCACACCCGCCGCGAAGGCCTCGCCGGGATCCTTGGCTTCGGGCACTGGCCAGCGTTCGGCGTGATCGTAGGTCACCTGCCACCAGTCACGCACGCGGCGTTGCTGGCGCACCTTGCGCTCGGCTTCCAGCTGAGCCTTTTCGCTGCTATCCGTCGGCACGAAGGACTCAAAATCCAGTGCATTCAGAATGGTCAGAGATTGGGAGAGGACCCCATGCGTCCAGGCATCCGGCTTGGCGGAGATAGTGCCCAGCCCCAGAGCGCCCACGTCGTCACCTGTAGCAAAGTCGCAGAGCATGGCGTCCAGCTCCGCTTCCACAGCCACAAAGGCCCGGGCACCAGGGGAGAGAACCATGGTCCCGCTACCACTGCCCGGCACCCAGCAATATTTCTTGGGGCCAAACGGCCCGGGCTTGGGGCGGCGCACACGCACACGGTGCAGTTGACCATCATGGAAAATTGGAATCACCAAGCCCGCTGGTATCCACAACTTGCGCGGCTTACCCGTTCGCGGGTTCATCTCGTGCGGCAAACCCCACGCCGAGCGTTCGCGGTACACATCTTTGGAGAGCCACCCCAGCCGATAACGCTCGACAGCCTCCAAAGGCAGACCTCGCCGCGCAAGGAACTCCAAAGCCTCAGAGGTCCGCAGCAGTTCAGCATGGGCCGCGACCACCAGTTCATTCGCTCGGGTGCGCCAGCGCTCGGAAGGCTCACGGGCGGGCTCTGGCTGCCACGGAGAGGCCTCACGAAGACGCCGTGGGGGCAGTAGTGGACGCGGGGCGCATGGCTCCAGCTTTCGCCCAACGAAGGCCGCAGCGGCACGAAAATCCATGTGTCGAAAATCCACCAGGTACTGAATACAATCGCCACCGGAATCGCAGCCACGGCACCACCAGCTACCATCCCCACCGTTCTGCTCAGGCCAGCAATGGAAACGATCCGTCCCACCACACCCCGGACAAGGGCTGTGGTGCTCACCACCCTTGGAACCGGACACCTTACGAGGCGAAACACCATCAGCCTGTAGTAACTCAAGCACGTTCATGTGCGCCTCCCCCCTCCGACCAGTGGAAAAAGCAAATTTTCTGCATGGTCCTACCCTGCTCCTGCTTCGATCCTGGCTTTGATCCTATCTCTAACATCTTTATTTTCTTTATTATTATAAGTTAAATAGGATAATAGGATGATAAGTGTTGATACTTGTCTGAATGTCGCAACAGTACCGTATAAGGGACTCTGCACATGAATCATCCTTGGGTCCTGGCCGCACTCTATGACCCCGAAATTGCGGGATATTCACCCAGGAGCGAAAGCGGCTACCCGCTCCTGTCTATGGTCCTTCGTCCTAGAACAGCTTCTCTCCACCCATTTCCTCACGGGTTTCAGCATTGAGCAGCAGGCCGTAGTACCAATTCTTCCCCCCCACCTTTTCCTTACGGAACTTCTTCTGGGCCAACGCGCCGAACTTGCGCTGGGGGAATTGCTTCTTCTTGGAGATGTTCACCGAAAACCAGCGCACGAAGGCGTCATAGAGATCCGTAGCATTCGTGCGGGTCGAGGGATCATTCAGATCAGCGAGCACAACGTCGCAGCAGTCGTCCACGAACAAGGCCAGCAAATCCTCATCCCGGCGATAATCATCCGTAGCGGCAAGGACCTTGGCAGGCGGATTCAGGCCATGCTGTTGCCACTCCAAACAACCACGCACCAGCCAGGCGAGAATGCCCGAGGCCTCAGCCATGAGCGCTTCCCCCAGGGAGTCGTCGCGCCGCATCTCGGTCTCGTCCTCTGGCTCACGATTCACAAAAGAACGCTCAAACGGGATCAGGTGCATCCGTTCCCAAAAGGCGAAATCATCGGCCGGGGCATGGGGCTTGTGGTTAGTCAACAGAAAGAGGATGTGCGTAGGCGCAAAGGTGATGGGCCGCTTGTCGTTGGGCCAGCGGCCAGTGAGCATGTCACCGCCAGAGAGCCATTTACAACGAGCCGAAGAGAAACGACGATTTTCGTCCGTCTCGGAGGCAAACGCCGCACGAAGACCACGCAAAGCCATAATGGAAGGAGACGGTGCGTCGGAGTTGCGGACGCTGTTCTGATCCAGCAGCATCTCCGCCGGGATTGGTCCAGCGAGTGGCCCAAGAACATGCATAATAGTTTCGACCAGCATGGATTTGCCGTTGCGCCCCTTGCCATGCAGCACCGGGAGCACATGCTCCTTGTTACCGCCGCGCATGGAAGCACCGAACAAGCGCGCCAGATAACCGGCCATCTCGGCATCATCCCCCATAATCTCATGGAGGAACCGCTCCCAACGAGGAGCCGGGGCATCGATCCCCTGCCATTCAACGGGCGAGGCCTTAAGGATAAAATCTTCCGCCCTCCCCCCACGAAACCGACCAGAGCGAAGGTCCAATACTCCATTTGCACAGGCCACCTGCCATTCGCGGGCATCCAATTCTTCACCAGAAATGGCCAAGGGGGTGCGGTTGGTGTGGGCAAATTCCAAGCAGGCTTCGGGGCCACCCTTCTTGCGGAGCCTTTTGACCCGGGTCATGACCATCTGCTGTTGACGTTGATAGAGCGTGGCCGCGTCCTTATTTCCGGATTGAGAGGCATCCGTAGCCGATTGCCCAAGGCGCGAATGCTCTTCCAAAAGGCGCTCCGCCACGGCTTCGACCTCGGCCTTAGCCTGGTCCATCTTATCCAATCCCCAATGGTGGCCACTCCAAACAAGCCACTCCTGGGTCTGTTTGATGAAGAGGAATCTGTCGCGGTGGATTTCCGCATAAAGCATCCCAAGTCCGAGATCCTCCGCACGTACGCAAGGCATAACAAAATCCGAAGGAACCGTGCGGCTCCCTCCGCCAGCATGGTTATCCTGACCGTCTTGATCATCCTCGGTCTGACCGGCCCGCTCCTCCTCCGCACGTCGCGCCTGTACCTTGCGGCGCATCTCTTCCAGGTCCGAAACGGCGACTCCCTGGGTGCCGGGCACCTGATCACCAGCTTTGGCCTCTGGTCCCGACCCCGTTTTGAGCTCATGGCTCATGCAGCGCCTCCAGCCGGTAACACGAAGTCAGAACAACGGACGTCAAACAGGTGTAGCGCCTGATGATTTTCCATTTTTCCACGTAATGTTTTCCGCACGCCACGCGAAAAGCGTGAGAGTTTCAGTACCCGTACTTGGGAAAGGCCAGGAAGGACCCGTGGCCTTCGGCATCGAGAAAACGGCCTATAGGACCATCTGGCTTGCTTCTTAGGGAGGGGGGAGAGGGGGAAGCGCGCGGGCCGCTGAAAACTCACAGACGTACAAGGCGCGTTCGGATCGTTCGTGCAGGTAGGTTGAAATGTGGACTCAAATACAGACACAGGGTATGATTGCGGGTCACCACAAGGCCTGCGACGGTTCGGCGCGGATAAGTAGCCGGATAAGTGAAATGCGGATTTTACACGAAAACAGGGGGTAAAAGCCTCCCCCATTAATTCATCATAACTACCTGTAATTTGATGGAAAAGTGGGTCTACTGCGGTAACGCTCGCCCGGCCTTCTAAGCCGACGGCCGGGGGTTCGAATCCTCCCTGGCGCACCATAAAATCAAATGGTTCCGGTGATTTACCGGAGCCATTTTTCTTTTGGTTTCTCGATTTGCCATTTTGCTCATTGCGGGCGGAAGACAAACAGACATGGAAACACCGGGCCATCGCTGCCGCGAAGCCCCGGCCAGCGCCTCACCCATCCGCCCGGAGCCGTCCCCGCACGACGGAAATCGACAGCTTCCTTGATGGACACCTGTGGCGTTCAAAATTTCAAAAAAAGTCCTGTGAGAACGGCCAGTCTAAGCACATAAGGGTAATGCATCACAATAGAAGCGAACGCTATATAAACTATATTGAGAACATATAAAACAACAAAACAGCAAGTATACCATATCGAAACACATCATATGAAGACAAACAAATGAACAACGTGTTGCAAGCGCGCTAAACATTATGTAATGTTATAAACAGGTACAATTTTATACACATTGCACCCCGGACAGAATCGGCTCGCAGGATCTGCATCACTGTTTTGCGAACGGTCCCGCCGGAAGGCTGGAATAGCATGGGGCGAGTACAGACGAAAACCAAAAGCAAAAGCAAGAGCGTAGGCTCCTCCTCCCTGCAGTATGAGACGGTGCCCACCAAAACAGCAATACCCGCCGATCAGCCAAGCCTGTTTCCCGATGCCTGCCCCGAACCGGTCATGCGGGTGGATTGCGACGGCCGGATTCAGTACGCCAACGAAGCCAGCGCGATTATTCTTGAGCATTTCAGTTGCCAGGCTGGCGAAGTTCTCCCCGAGCCGCTGTTCTCCAAGGTCTTCCCGAAGCCTTCCCCCGGCAAATGCCACAGCTTTGAAGCCCTGTGCCCCAAGGCCGTCTTCGCCCTGACCGTGGTCCCCTTCCCGGAGTACGGCTTCGTGCATGTCTACGGCCTGAACACCAGCTCACACAAACTTCACACGACCAAGCTACAAATCCGGGACCAGATTCTGGATATGTCCCAGACCGCCGTCCTCGTGACAGACCTCGAATTCCACGTCTGCTATACCAACGCCTCCTTCCTCTACATGTGGGGATTCACCCACAAGCGGGAAGTCCATGGGCGCCGTTTCCTTGATTTCTGGGATAACGAAGCCGCCGCGTCCAAAGTGCTCCAGGCCGTTCGCAAAAAGGAATACTGGGCCGGGGAGTTGATGGCCAAGGGGCATGGCCGCCCTCCCTTCCGCATCCGGGCCTCGGCAATGCTGGTCAAGGACAAGGCCGATACCCCCCTGTGCATTGCCGGGTCGTTCATGGACATCACCGAACAGGCCCAGATCAACGAGGCCCTGCGCCACAGCGAAGAAAAATATCGCGCCTTGGTCGAAACCACCAGCGACTGGATATGGGAGGTGGATTACAACGGAGTTTACTCATACGTCAGCCCGAAGGTACAAGACATCCTGGGCTATCCTCCCGAAATTCT is part of the Desulfovibrio ferrophilus genome and harbors:
- a CDS encoding pentapeptide repeat-containing protein; translated protein: MLSSLYDKYNLFATWCINFDLMFYISNVKRFYFLYYSRIKRFCASNKELVFIFIALIVVTFSISLKNYLNDQSFFSGVKVEMHGAILEFFIFGIVFHILSERKKKNESIDSIRVKMDVCKEVYTPYSHSGLVNCFDELCRLKVKGFNLDCIEIVKLSLCNKDINEVSFVKSDMCGCRFCAAKFIDSSFSGSVLIECSFVLSKMRGGDFDDCLIVDSDFSKSVINGASFCNSLLVDVDFEGAELREVDFCGAELRGIDFSKCVYFDVDSVSSAILVDCIGV
- a CDS encoding helix-turn-helix transcriptional regulator — encoded protein: MKMDRSAEMGKGRKLNWKQACEMLNCSKSHFYNLINEGKLPAFRAGKVRGVWVWEEEVNNLLSRHSGLSR
- a CDS encoding terminase gpA endonuclease subunit produces the protein MLMQEMEPKQVNSRSLTVALPRWLPDAVRSVLSRRIGEDGRVVHRFRFSLGERKVYRKRRPMPVSQWAEKHRIVHQSSIPGRWHNEVTPYMAGVMDASFFPSVETVAICKTPQTGGSEAIHNCIGYAIDRAPGPVMYVFPDRLTAKENAQDRIIPMLESSPQLRNYLTGLADDASSLRINLAHMTIYLGWSGSVSRLGNKPVRFLVMDELDKYKNPKNETSSEALAEKRTTTWRRKRKIWKISTPTIESGPIWRSLTEEVQVVFDYFVRCPHCGMHLLMDFDHIRWPKDERDPEVVRARRLAWYECGQCGVCWDDNDRDKAVRLGEWRARNTGLELAGHLRAHRPAKVGFHIPAWLSYFVSLSEVAAAFLKWKKTGNRDDLKDFMNQYKAEPWRAYEVQRNEDAILALCDDRPRGIVPGALEDGTPHVAALVAGVDSQKRYFRYVIRAIGWGEDEESWLVQAGSVPSFEALEQVLCKNTYCDADGNEHRVRLAVQDAMGTRTKEVYQFCVKNRGRVFPYQGKRTLSSPVQYAPQEFYPGTKSRIPGGLVLWKVDTTFFKNDLAAKLQIEPSDPGAFHLHASVTNEYAQEMVAEYYDDEQLCWQCPKGKDNHFWDCEVMALVAAYELNIRNWKRPRAKPKQANERKQQMIPHPNTNAGYGSRPDWFNRR
- a CDS encoding primase-helicase zinc-binding domain-containing protein; the encoded protein is MNVLELLQADGVSPRKVSGSKGGEHHSPCPGCGGTDRFHCWPEQNGGDGSWWCRGCDSGGDCIQYLVDFRHMDFRAAAAFVGRKLEPCAPRPLLPPRRLREASPWQPEPAREPSERWRTRANELVVAAHAELLRTSEALEFLARRGLPLEAVERYRLGWLSKDVYRERSAWGLPHEMNPRTGKPRKLWIPAGLVIPIFHDGQLHRVRVRRPKPGPFGPKKYCWVPGSGSGTMVLSPGARAFVAVEAELDAMLCDFATGDDVGALGLGTISAKPDAWTHGVLSQSLTILNALDFESFVPTDSSEKAQLEAERKVRQQRRVRDWWQVTYDHAERWPVPEAKDPGEAFAAGVSIADWIKAGLPPVMLMPAAPVRPAKPQPTPEVSAPALASPESKQPEQKTTSLAALERLLRETGIQLTFSGSQPFDIPKPLRGHTGILRRLKELCFQDDELGAYLDRHPAAIITADNLVVRI
- a CDS encoding DNA primase family protein, encoding MSHELKTGSGPEAKAGDQVPGTQGVAVSDLEEMRRKVQARRAEEERAGQTEDDQDGQDNHAGGGSRTVPSDFVMPCVRAEDLGLGMLYAEIHRDRFLFIKQTQEWLVWSGHHWGLDKMDQAKAEVEAVAERLLEEHSRLGQSATDASQSGNKDAATLYQRQQQMVMTRVKRLRKKGGPEACLEFAHTNRTPLAISGEELDAREWQVACANGVLDLRSGRFRGGRAEDFILKASPVEWQGIDAPAPRWERFLHEIMGDDAEMAGYLARLFGASMRGGNKEHVLPVLHGKGRNGKSMLVETIMHVLGPLAGPIPAEMLLDQNSVRNSDAPSPSIMALRGLRAAFASETDENRRFSSARCKWLSGGDMLTGRWPNDKRPITFAPTHILFLLTNHKPHAPADDFAFWERMHLIPFERSFVNREPEDETEMRRDDSLGEALMAEASGILAWLVRGCLEWQQHGLNPPAKVLAATDDYRRDEDLLALFVDDCCDVVLADLNDPSTRTNATDLYDAFVRWFSVNISKKKQFPQRKFGALAQKKFRKEKVGGKNWYYGLLLNAETREEMGGEKLF